The segment CCGCAGTAGAAAAAGATAGCCGTCCTGTAGTGCATCCTGTGTCTGTAGCCACCGACGCGGCGTTTGATGGATTGAATCTTGCTGTTGATCCCCTCAGCCACGCCGTTCGATATTCCGGCAAAGGTGCAGTAGCTGCGATGTTGTCGATGCGAGACTTCATCGTGCGTGTGACTTTCTTCATTGGCTCAGGCCGAGTGTGAATCACCTTGCGGTACCACCACCTGAAAAACTCTTTCGCCTCCCTGGCGGTGTCGTGATGCCAAAGATCGCGAAGCATCTCTTCGTAAGTCCATGCCTTGCCAGTTTCGAGCCTGAAAGAGAACAATGCACCAAGACGCTGCTGGCTTGATTCCTTGAGGTTGTCGTAGTTCTGGAGAAACAGGTAGCGAATCCCTGTTGACGTGTCGTCACCTTCGCTGCGACGCAATCGCAACTTTTTCGGTGCGCAAGAAAAAAGGCACGCCAAAAATTGGCGTACCTCTTTTACTATTCAAGTCGGCAGTTCGACTAGCTTGCTTTAACGGTGTCACGCAAGTCGCGAACACGATCATGACCGGCTTTGACTTTTGCGTACTGCTGCGTCAAGACGTCATTCATCGCACTCCCGGCAGTGTCCTTGAGTACGTCTTCGTAGGCTGCCTTGATATAGTCTTCACCCTTTTCAGCTTCGCAGAGAATTGGATGAGCTGCTCCACCGTTGAGCATGCCTCGGACGTTAATCCATGCTCGGTGCACTGCTGCCATTGCGGATCCGGAATCGACTGGGTTTTCGCCGTTAAACTGTACATGCGTTTGTAGCTCAGCAGCAAGGTCCTTACGCTCCACTGCCAAGTCACGAAACAGCGACGCAATCGAATCTGTTTCAATGTCCTCCGCCGCTTCCCGGAAACCATTTGCGGAATCGATGTTGTAGCGAATCAGTTTTTGAATACCGCTTACTGTGGATTCGTCGAGATTTGTTTTAGTTTCTAAAGACATGAATAAACTCCTTCTGTAGTGAATCGTTATAGGCAAATCACAATGATGCATTTGCCGTGCCAACGCTGTACTTTCGCAACTCGCGATCGACAATTACCCATTTTGTGCCGGCATCCTGAAACTTGATGACTCCTGACGACCCGAAGTGGCTCTTGCGACACCAACATTCGGTCCATTTTGTTGCAAGTCCACAGGGTTGCCGTGAATGAATCGTTGAGGCGGCGCCCTGATCGTGGCCCGATGGTCATGTGAGCGTTTGAGGGCATCTAGAAATCACGATTGGCAACAAGGAAAATGTGATCGCCCGCGTGTTCTAGCTGCGACTCGATGTTCAATGTGCTGATTCGCAGTCCCTTCTCCTGATCCTCCCGTTTGGGGTCCACAGCCATTACCTTGACGTCACTCTTGAAACATTGAATCAACCATTCGATAAACGCTATGGAGTTCAGTTCTGCGACGACCATGTCGTCGTCCCATCCGGCAGCTTCGATGTAAGAGGGTGTTTTAAAATTATTTTTCCAGCCTGTTTAGCATGAATTGAATCATTGCGATTCGTATGACAGTTTCGCTGTTTTGAGTCAGTCTTTCATAGTCCTTTGAGAGCCTTCTGAATTTTCCAAGCCATGCGAAAGTCCGTTCAACGATCCATCGCTTGGGTAAGACAACGAACCCTTCGGCTTCGACCGGACGCTTAACGGTTTGCAAGATGACACGATACCATTGCTTCAGGAACTCCGGCAAATCAGCCCGCCCGTAAATCGAGTCCGCGAAGATGACTCGAAGCCGACGAAACTTCTGTCTGATGTTTTCAAGAACAAGATGTGCACCTTCGTAGTCTTGTAGATCGGCCGAGTGGACAACAACGACCATCACAAGCCCCAACGTATCCACCAGGATGTGACGCTTTCGTCCGGTAATTCGTTTCGCCGCGTCATACCCGCGTAATTCTCCTCCTTCAGCACTGCGAATGCTTTGCGAATCAATGATGGCTGCTGTTGGCGTTGGCTTCCTGCCTTCTTTGCGGCGTACCTTTTCGCGAAGACGATCGTGAATGCGTTGCCATGTCCCATCAATACGCCAAGCTCGATAAACTCCATAAACCGTGTTCCAATTCGGAAAGCAGTCCGGAAGCAACCGCCACTGGCAGCCCGTTCGACACCAATACAATATCGCATCGACAATTTGACGCCGATCGATTCGTTTGCGGCCGCGAAGTTTTGCTGGCGGAATCAGACGACGAAGCAATCGCCATTGATCATCACTGAGACTGCTGGGATACTCAATACTCATCGCTACGGCTCCTTCCGTTTACGGTTTAAATGCAAACGGGGCTGTAGCGATTTTTTCAACTCAGAGCAATTTCAAAACACCTTCTAAGTTTCAGCCTGCTTTCTATCTGTGAATACAGCGACAGCGTCTCCTTCTTCGCTGTTGAATACTGTTGTTTCCAGCATTTCCGTGTCTTTATTTGCCAAAAGGTAAGTGAGCGTCATCTTTCTGTCTCCTTAAACGTACTTCAATTGCCAAGCCAATGAATCAACTCAACAGGCCCGCTGTCCGGCAACAACCAAAGCAAGCCGCGCGCCGGTGTTTAGCTGGTCGACAAAACGTCTACCTTGCTGGAACGCTTACCTTGGATCTCCAAGTATCCATGGTTGCGAAACCAGCGAAATGCGTCGTTAATCGCATTGTCAACACTGTTGATTCGGTAACTCAAATCATCTACCGCTTTCTGGCTAGAGTACCAGTGAAGCAATTGTCCCATTTCGATCGATGCGGAATTGACCGTGGGCTCGACACCCGTTATCCGTCCATAGGCGTCGGCTGCCACTGCGATAATTTTCGCGGCCTGATGGTTGAGCGACGAACGGGGAGGCTGTTTTCCGACCGCGTCTGCGATCCTGCTCCACAGCGACAAGTATGTTAAGTTTTCTCCACCAAGCACGTAAGTTTCACCGGTTGATGCGTTCTCCATTGCTGAGATGATTCCTCGAGAAACATCCCGCACATCAACGACACTGCAACCGCCGCCAGGTGCGAAGGGGCAAAAGTGTTTTGCTACGGAGAGCAACATTTTTCCAGACGATGGTTTCCAGTCCCAAGGGCCAATCATAAAACCCGGATGAACAATGATTCCATCCAGACCCTCTTTCAATTGATTGCGAAAGATCTCATCCGCTCGACGCTTACTGCGGACATAAGCGCAATCCGGTTTGGCTGGAAATCGGTCGTTCTCCGAAGGTAGTTTCGTCGTATGGGCTGCGGCCAACGCATCAACTGTACTGACTTGAATCATCCGCTTGCCACGACGCTTTGTGGACTCTGCCAAGGCTCGCGTCGATTCAACATTAAAGCGCATCGACTCGTCGAGTTTTGACCAGCCAATGTGGATCAAGGCCGCCGCGTGAATCACAACATCTGCATTTCGGACACTACGGTCAACATCGCCAAGTGATGTCAGATCAACCTCGCTTGTCGCTACATTCAGCCCTGACAGAGGAGCGCGAAGAGAGGAGCGACGCACGGCGACTTCACACTGGTGTCCGCGAGACAGCAGTTGCCTTAGCAAGTTGTTGCCAAGGAACCCTGTCGCCCCGGTTAGAAAGATCTTCATGACAAACTTTCTATCGAATCGGTGTCCACGGCTGAAAGCTGATTCCATATTTCTCGCCGATGGCATCGCCTGTAACGTTGTAGTCTCTGACGACCGCGAATCCCGATCGCTTCACACTTCGAAACGCATCCGTTTCCGCGTCACGCTCTAGCGCTCGGCCGATCGCGAAGGCCGCGAGCCCGTAGCCGCCAAAAAAGTTGCCCTGTCGTTGCACTGGGACTCGACCGTACGATAAAGACCGTAGACCGGCCGCTGGCAACCAAGTTGTTGCCAAGCCATTTCGCGAGCGATAACGATCAATTTCTGTCGATTGAAGCGTGTCGGCCATCGAGCGTAGTGCGTTGGTCGTTCGATCAGCAAACTTGGTTGCGATCTCGTCAACCTCTTCGTCGTCGATTTGCTGAATTCGTAACGCGTATCGATCAAGCCAGAAACGGGACTGGCTGGCACTGATTCCAGTCCTGTTTTGTAACGATCCCAACAGACGCCTTATTCTCAGCATATACCCTACCGTGGCTTGACCTTCAGCCGCCATCTTTGCTCTATTCTCGCGAAACTGGCTTGCCGACTCGGCGTCACTCAGATTCAACGCGCTGGATAGTTCTCTGACAGCTTTGGGAATCTGCGGATCTTGCACCACAAGCCCCATTAAATCGTTGAGTCCGTCGAATGAAAGTTCGCCTTTTAAAGACACGACATTGTCGGCGATATTGGTCTCCCACCGTTCAATGCTCTCCAATTTTGCGCCGTAACCGATCAGCAGGTCATCGATCAACGGCGCGGCGACGTCTTTCAGCAAAGAAGGATCTGTCGCGAAACGGATTCGAATGTCAGCACCAAGTTCGTCCGTCGCGGCGATAGAAATCGTGACTCCCTCGACGCCACCAAGGATGCCTCGGATTGCTTCCCGATTCACGGCTTCCAAACAACGTGCCGAATCACAATATTCGGAAACCGCATTGCCGGGGATTGAGTCGCGAAGATCCATCGCAATGACGGCAAAAACGTCGCTCTCGTTGGCGAATTCTGCTGCCGCGTGCAATGCTGCTGAATCGTGCCCCGTTCGTTTCGCATCGGTCAGGTTTCGAATCTGTCTTGCCGCTGATTGCCGCGAAGTGTTCGGTACGATCGCGTAAGCAGCATCCATTTCTACCGCAACTGCCCCAGATATTAGCTGCAACGCCTTGCGACCGTCCACATTATCGCGTTGTGCGTCGAAGCGAGCGGGCAGGCGATCGAAATTGCGATCCACATCGAGTTCAGCAACTACAACTGGTTTCGACGAAGTCCAATAGTCATAGTCAACTTTCGAGGCAAGTGTTACTCGCTTTGCTGACGCGGGCATTCCAATGAGATCACCGGCGGCAACGCTGTTGGAACGTGCCCATTCGCTTTCCCTCAACGAAACGTAATTCATCGAAGTAAATGCATTGGCGTCAGAAGGGATGCGAACTGGAGCGGCCGACTGGGCGACGCCAAGACTGGACGTTGCCAGCAGGATAATTACGGTCGCCGACAATATTGAT is part of the Mariniblastus fucicola genome and harbors:
- a CDS encoding transposase, producing the protein MAEGINSKIQSIKRRVGGYRHRMHYRTAIFFYCGELKLDP
- a CDS encoding PA2169 family four-helix-bundle protein; the protein is MSLETKTNLDESTVSGIQKLIRYNIDSANGFREAAEDIETDSIASLFRDLAVERKDLAAELQTHVQFNGENPVDSGSAMAAVHRAWINVRGMLNGGAAHPILCEAEKGEDYIKAAYEDVLKDTAGSAMNDVLTQQYAKVKAGHDRVRDLRDTVKAS
- a CDS encoding IS5 family transposase; this translates as MSIEYPSSLSDDQWRLLRRLIPPAKLRGRKRIDRRQIVDAILYWCRTGCQWRLLPDCFPNWNTVYGVYRAWRIDGTWQRIHDRLREKVRRKEGRKPTPTAAIIDSQSIRSAEGGELRGYDAAKRITGRKRHILVDTLGLVMVVVVHSADLQDYEGAHLVLENIRQKFRRLRVIFADSIYGRADLPEFLKQWYRVILQTVKRPVEAEGFVVLPKRWIVERTFAWLGKFRRLSKDYERLTQNSETVIRIAMIQFMLNRLEK
- a CDS encoding NAD-dependent epimerase/dehydratase family protein — its product is MKIFLTGATGFLGNNLLRQLLSRGHQCEVAVRRSSLRAPLSGLNVATSEVDLTSLGDVDRSVRNADVVIHAAALIHIGWSKLDESMRFNVESTRALAESTKRRGKRMIQVSTVDALAAAHTTKLPSENDRFPAKPDCAYVRSKRRADEIFRNQLKEGLDGIIVHPGFMIGPWDWKPSSGKMLLSVAKHFCPFAPGGGCSVVDVRDVSRGIISAMENASTGETYVLGGENLTYLSLWSRIADAVGKQPPRSSLNHQAAKIIAVAADAYGRITGVEPTVNSASIEMGQLLHWYSSQKAVDDLSYRINSVDNAINDAFRWFRNHGYLEIQGKRSSKVDVLSTS